In Lotus japonicus ecotype B-129 chromosome 5, LjGifu_v1.2, one genomic interval encodes:
- the LOC130719496 gene encoding uncharacterized protein LOC130719496, producing MRDLRRGQRVDAEDVVDFQPFAAIVAAVKIPEHLQTLTLDMYGGDTDPINHLRYFNTKMVIGGASDAVKCRLLPSTFKGVTMTWFIKQPPYSISNFTDLSTKFLTQFSANQAQKATPADLFNIRQQVGKRIKTYMDRFSRVSVQLEDASPEVCVGALKNGLRCGSLNKDLTRRLAKDMMDLRARVQEFILVEHDEQTKKDRDNWRAQPDVSAEKGRAPKEQLPAQTPRQPRRRPILQANRGHKVTLGIETVNLLR from the coding sequence ATGCGCGACTTAAGACGTGGACAACGTGTGGATGCTGAGGACGTGGTGGATTTTCAGCCCTTTGCGGCCATAGTGGCTGCAGTTAAGATTCCAGAGCATTTGCAAACTCTGACTTTGGACATGTATGGGGGAGATACCGACCCAATCAACCATTTACGGTATTTTAATACTAAAATGGTCATTGGCGGGGCGTCCGACGCTGTGAAGTGCAGATTGTTACCTTCAACGTTTAAGGGCGTGACAATGACTTGGTTTATCAAACAACCTCCATATTCCATTTCCAACTTCACTGATTTGTCAACTAAGTTTTTAACACAATTTTCGGCCAATCAAGCACAAAAGGCAACCCCGGCTGATTTATTCAATATTCGCCAACAGGTGGGCAAGCGTATCAAAACATACATGGATCGATTTAGCAGAGTTTCAGTGCAGTTAGAGGACGCCAGTCCGGAGGTATGTGTGGGGGCCTTAAAAAATGGGCTCAGATGCGGCTCGTTGAACAAAGATTTAACCAGAAGACTCGCCAAAGATATGATGGATTTGCGTGCACGGGTACAGGAATTTATCTTGGTTGAACATGATGAGCAAACTAAGAAAGATAGGGACAATTGGCGGGCTCAACCAGACGTTTCAGCGGAAAAGGGGCGCGCTCCTAAAGAACAACTCCCCGCTCAAACACCGCGCCAGCCAAGGCGCCGCCCTATCCTTCAGGCAAACAGGGGCCACAAAGTAACACTTGGCATCGAAACAGTCAACCTGCTTCGGTGA
- the LOC130719494 gene encoding uncharacterized protein LOC130719494, with the protein MGHNTDNCWTLRKEIERLIKAGHWSNFVSGENTQPEAVKNTGVVTLRVNNYVTKKVFLDQGSSADIIYGDAFERLSLKESDLKPYTGCLVGFTGDRAKVRGYVELDTAFGEGDYVKKFQVKYLVLLCKATYNVLLGRDTLNKIRAIISTAHLTVKYPACNGKVGILRVDQEAARACYAQSLELYGKKAAKEAHRVTEIFPHEDFNLDLRDDSEELRPQPAEEIKSVHLSGRALKIGSTSSKEQEDRLVQLLKKNLDLFAWTIKDVLGIDPNVISHHLSIQQGAKPVVQARRRMGEEKDKAVQIETQKLLEGKFIREVQYPTWLANVVMMRKENGKWRMCTNYTSLNKVCPKDSYPLPNVDKLVDGASGNEMLSLMDAYSGYNKIMMYRPDEEKTAFMTSQANYCYKTMPFGLKNAGATYQRLMDKVIASQVGRNMEVGIEVNPDKCKAIVDMKSPSSIREVKRLTGRLAALSRFFPKAGDRATPFFTCLKKNTTFQWTGACEEAFQQLKELLASPPMLAKPTPRIPLILYLAVTDAAVSTVLLQEENKQYKIIYFVSHTLQGAEVRYQKIEKAALAILKTARRLRPYFQSFQIKVKTDIPKRQVLQKPYLSGRLVSWSVELSEYDISYEQRGQVTIQSLIDFVAELTPTEGDKENAEWVLSVDGSSNESGSGAGVSIESPDKMLIEKSLKFGFRASNNQSEYEALIAGLRLAIELGVQKLYIKGDSQLVVKQVRGEYQVKDPQLSKYLEIVQRLMQAIEHVRIEHIPRSQNECADALAKLASTGRLGNYQTVIQEILPHPSTDMLEFKVAKAIGNGEPSWMDPIIDFLSQQPQDESKNTKEKRREASFYTLVGGQMYRQGIMSPMLKCVDAAKSQEIMAEVHEGVCSSHIGGRYLAVKVLRAGFYWPTIKKDCLEYVKKCSKCQVFSDIHRAPPEQLTTMTAAKVRNFLWRRVVCRFGVPMALVMDNGTQFTSALTRDFCADLGIDMRFTSVEHPQTNGQAEAANKVILNGLKKKLDEAKGWWVEEFPDVLWAYNTTVQTSTGETPYRLTYGSDTMLPVEVENQSWRVANRNEEENNDNLIANLIMLPELQREAHLRNETRKLRVARKYATKVVPRKMKAGDLVLRERTLTSGKNKLTPNWEGPFRVKAEVGVGAYKLEQLDGRAVCRTWNASSLRQYYS; encoded by the exons ATGGGACACAATACTGATAATTGCTGGACCCTGCGCAAGGAGATTGAACGACTGATCAAGGCGGGGCATTGGTCCAACTTTGTCTCAGGAGAAAATACACAGCCAGAAGCAGTCAAAAACACTGGCG TGGTGACTCTGCGCGTGAATAACTATGTTACTAAGAAAGTTTTTCTGGACCAAGGCAGTTCTGCAGACATCAtatatggcgatgcatttgaaAGATTGAGCTTAAAGGAGTCAGACTTAAAGCCATATACAGGGTGTTTGGTCGGATTCACGGGCGATCGGGCCAAGGTCCGAGGCTATGTGGAATTGGACACTGCTTTTGGCGAGGGGGATTATGtgaagaaatttcaagtaaaaTATTTGGTTCTTCTATGTAAGGCGACGTATAATGTGCTTCTTGGGCGCGATACCTTGAACAAAATACGTGCAATAATCTCAACCGCCCACTTAACAGTAAAGTATCCAGCTTGCAACGGAAAGGTGGGGATTTTGAGGGTGGATCAAGAGGCCGCCCGAGCATGTTACGCACAAAGTTTGGAACTTTATGGTAAGAAGGCGGCCAAAGAAGCACATCGCGTCACGGAAATTTTTCCACATGAAGATTTTAATTTGGATCTGCGTGATGATTCGGAGGAGTTAAGACCTCAGCCGGCGGAAGAAATCAAATCTGTTCACTTATCTGGGCGTGCTTTGAAAATTGGGAGCACTTCGTCAAAGGAACAAGAGGACCGATTGGTCCAACTACTCAAAAAAAATTTGGACTTATTTGCATGGACAATTAAGGATGTTCTAGGCATTGATCCCAACGTTATATCTCATCACTTGTCAATCCAGCAAGGGGCCAAGCCTGTTGTACAGGCTCGTAGGCGCATGGGCGAGGAAAAGGACAAGGCGGTGCAAATAGAGACTCAAAAGTTACTTGAAGGAAAGTTCATTAGAGAAGTTCAATACCCAACATGGTTGGCAAACGTTGTTATGATGCGAAAGGAAAATGGGAAATGGAGAATGTGTACAAATTACACAAGTTTAAACAAAGTTTGCCCAAAGGATTCTTATCCACTCCCAAATGTGGACAAGTTGGTAGATGGGGCTTCTGGGAATGAAATGCTCAGTTtgatggatgcatattcagggtaCAACAAAATTATGATGTATCGCCCTGATGAGGAGAAAACGGCGTTCATGACAagtcaggcgaactattgttacaagacgatgccttttggtttgaagaacgcAGGAGCAACCTACCAGCGATTGATGGACAAGGTTATTGCAAGtcaagtgggaagaaacatggaagt GGGGATCGAGGTTAATCCTGACAAATGCAAAGCTATAGTAGACATGAAAAGCCCGTCCAGTATTCGAGAGGTCAAGAGGTTAACAGGACGGTTGGCGGCCTTATCTCGCTTTTTTCCAAAAGCAGGTGATAGGGCGACGCCATTTTTTACGTGCTTAAAAAAGAATACAACTTTTCAATGGACAGGGGCGTGCGAAGAGGCCTTCCAGCAACTTAAGGAGTTGTTGGCCTCGCCGCCTATGCTAGCTAAGCCTACGCCAAGGATTCCTTTAATTCTTTACTTGGCGGTCACTGATGCGGCGGTTAGTACAGTTTTGCTTCAGGAAGAAAACAAGCAATATAAAATCATATACTTTGTAAGTCACACACTACAAGGGGCAGAAGTGCGTTACCAGAAAATAGAAAAGGCGGCTCTGGCAATACTAAAGACGGCCAGGCGACTTCGGCCATACTTTCAGAGCTTTCAAATAAAGGTCAAGACTGACATTCCTAAGagacaagttttgcaaaagccttaTTTATCAGGGCGACTGGTTAGTTGGTCGGTCGAACTGTCAGAATATGACATCAGCTATGAACAGAGAGGACAAGTCACAATTCAGAGTCTGATTGACTTTGTAGCAGAGTTAACACCCACGGAGGGTGACAAAGAAAATGCAGAATGGGTACTTTCAGTTGATGGTTCATCCAATGAATCAGGGAGTGGGGCTGGCGTGTCAATCGAAAGCCCGGACAAAATGCTGATTGAGAAATCACTAAAGTTTGGATTcagggcgagcaacaatcagtCCGAATATGAAGCATTAATAGCTGGTTTGAGACTCGCCATTGAATTGGGAGTGCAAAAACTATATATAAAGGGCGACTCCCAGTTGGTAGTAAAGCAAGTGCGCGGTGAATATCAAGTGAAGGACCCACAATTGTCCAAGTACCTAGAAATTGTTCAAAGGCTTATGCAGGCGATCGAACATGTCAGGATCGAGCACATACCAAGAAGTCAAAACGAGTGTGCGGATGCATTGGCTAAACTGGCTAGCACTGGGCGACTCGGAAACTACCAAACTGTAATACAAGAAATCCTGCCCCATCCAAGTACAGACATGCTAGAGTTCAAAGTGGCAAAGGCTATAGGAAATGGGGAACCATCTTGGATGGACCCAATCATCGACTTCTTAAGTCAGCAACCTCAAGATGAAAGCAAAAACACTAAGGAAAAGAGGCGAGAGGCTAGCTTTTACACCTTGGTTGGTGGACAGATGTATAGGCAGGGAATTATGTCTCCAATGCTTAAATGTGTGGATGCTGCCAAATCTCAAGAAATAATGGCTGAGGTTCATGAAGGAGTCTGCTCAAGCCACATTGGAGGGCGGTATTTGGCCGTGAAAGTCCTCAGGgcgggattctattggccaactatcaAGAAAGATTGCCTcgaatatgtgaagaagtgttcaAAGTGTCAAGTTTTTTCCGATATACACAGGGCACCACCAGAGCAACTCACAACAATGACCGCTGCCAAGGTGCGAAACTTTTTGTGGAGGCGTGTTGTGTGCCGTTTCGGAGTTCCAATGGCATTGGTTATGGATAATGGCACTCAATTTACCAGCGCATTGACAAGGGACTTTTGTGCTGACCTTGGGATTGACATGCGATTCACTTCAGTTGAACATCCTCAGACAAACGGCCAGGCTGAGGCGGCTAACAAGGTCATATTAAAtggattgaagaagaagcttgatGAGGCAAAAGGATGGTGGGTGGAGGAATTTCCCGATGTTTTGTGGGCGTACAATACCACGGTCCAAACCAGCACTGGAGAAACGCCGTACAGACTAACCTATGGTTCAGACACTATGTTACCTGTGGAGGTAGAAAATCAAAGCTGGAGGGTTGCAaacaggaatgaagaagaaaacaatgatAACTTAATCGCAAACTTGATCATGCTCCCAGAATTGCAAAGAGAGGCACACTTGCGTAATGAAACAAGAAAGCTAAGGGTCGCCCGAAAATATGCAACTAAGGTCGTCCCTAGAAAGATGAAGGCGGGAGACCTAGTGTTGCGTGAAAGGACGCTAACTTCAGGGAAGAACAAATTGACACCCAattgggaaggcccttttagGGTTAAAGCTGAAGTGGGCGTAGGGGCGTACAAGCTTGAACAGTTGGATGGCAGGGCGGTGTGCCGCACGTGGAATGCCTCCAGTTTGAGGCAATACTATagttaa